Proteins co-encoded in one Corylus avellana chromosome ca9, CavTom2PMs-1.0 genomic window:
- the LOC132162557 gene encoding cytochrome P450 81E8-like — protein sequence MLLLYTSLSLLVVAVAFKLIIHLQTTTPKHLPPSPPSLPILGHLHLVKKPIHRTFHSLSQKYGQIFSLRFGSQLVVIVSSPSAVEECFTKNDIVLANRPSSLGAKHLSYNQTSVISAPYGDHWRNLRRIIALEIFSTTRLNMFLGIRRDEIKRLLQKLGQNSSQDFTKVELKSMFLDLTFNIIMRMVAGKRYYGYGEDVKNEEEARQFREIMREITQNGGASNAHEFVPMLRWIGYGSLEKRLMRLGKRTDAFMQGLIDEKKGNEEGNTMIHHLLSLQKSQPEYYTDQIIKGLIMALLLAGTDTSAVTLEWAMSNLLNHPDVLKKARVELDSQVGKKNLLEEPDVSKLHYLQSIISETLRLYPAAPLLLPHMSSDDCTVGGYNVPRNTMLLVNTWAIHRDPKVWDDATNFKPERFECGEADLHKLMPFGLGRRACPGAGLAQRIVRLALGSLIQCFEWKRVGEEEVDMTEGNGVTMPKAVALEVMCKARPIMNNLLSECVNSV from the exons ATGTTGTTGTTATACACATCCCTCTCTCTTCTCGTCGTCGCTGTTGCTTTCAAGCTCATAATCCACCTTCAAACAACAACACCCAAACACCTCCCTCCCAGCCCACCTTCTCTCCCAATTCTGGGTCATCTTCATCTCGTCAAAAAGCCCATCCACCGGACTTTCCACAGCCTCTCGCAAAAATACGGCCAGATTTTCTCCCTCCGATTTGGTTCCCAACTGGTGGTTATCGTATCTTCCCCATCCGCAGTCGAAGAATGCTTCACCAAAAACGACATCGTCTTAGCCAACCGTCCTTCCTCCCTAGGGGCCAAGCACCTCAGCTACAACCAGACCAGCGTGATTTCAGCCCCCTACGGCGACCACTGGCGCAACCTCCGCCGCATCATCGCACTCGAGATCTTCTCAACCACCCGCCTCAACATGTTCCTGGGCATCCGAAGGGACGAGATCAAGCGCTTGCTCCAAAAACTGGGACAGAACTCGTCCCAAGATTTCACCAAGGTGGAGCTGAAATCAATGTTCTTGGACCTCACCTTTAACATCATAATGAGAATGGTGGCGGGGAAGCGGTACTACGGGTACGGGGAGGACGTGAAGAACGAGGAAGAGGCAAGGCAGTTTAGGGAGATAATGAGAGAGATTACCCAGAATGGAGGGGCGTCGAATGCTCACGAATTCGTGCCCATGTTGCGGTGGATTGGTTACGGTAGTTTAGAGAAGAGGCTGATGAGGCTTGGCAAGAGGACGGATGCCTTCATGCAAGGCCTTATTGACGAGAAGAAGGGTAACGAAGAGGGAAACACTATGATCCACCATCTGCTTTCTTTGCAGAAATCACAGCCAGAATACTATACGGACCAGATTATCAAAGGCCTTATTATG GCCTTGCTACTTGCCGGGACAGACACATCAGCAGTGACATTAGAGTGGGCCATGTCCAATCTGCTTAACCATCCTGACGTATTGAAGAAGGCCAGAGTTGAGTTGGACAGTCAAGTTGGGAAGAAGAATTTGTTGGAAGAACCAGATGTGTCTAAATTACATTACCTTCAAAGTATAATCTCAGAGACCCTTCGATTGTACCCGGCAGCCCCACTGCTATTACCCCACATGTCCTCCGATGATTGCACAGTGGGAGGATATAATGTTCCACGTAACACGATGTTATTGGTGAATACATGGGCTATACATAGAGACCCCAAAGTATGGGATGACGCAACCAATTTTAAACCTGAGAGATTTGAGTGTGGTGAGGCTGATTTGCACAAGTTGATGCCATTTGGGTTGGGGAGGAGGGCATGTCCTGGGGCAGGACTTGCCCAACGGATAGTGAGGTTGGCTTTGGGGTCATTGATTCAGTGTTTTGAGTGGAAGAGGGTTGGCGAGGAAGAAGTAGACATGACTGAAGGCAATGGAGTCACCATGCCCAAAGCTGTAGCACTGGAGGTCATGTGTAAGGCACGTCCCATTATGAATAACCTCCTTTCTGAGTGTGTAAATTCTGTTTGA